The following nucleotide sequence is from Nesterenkonia xinjiangensis.
TTGTGCGCGGTGCGTCCACCCGAGAGCATGCTGCGGATCGCGGTGAAGCTGTCCGGGAGGACCCGCCCTGCCCAGAAGAGCTCCCACAACGCCTCGGAGACCTTCTCGGCAGAGGCTGATCCCGCGGGGCCCGATCCCGCGGAGGCCGACTCGCCGTCGTGCGGCTCGCGACGCCGGGCCAGCTGATCGGCCAGCGCCTCGGCGAACCAGGCGCCGCCGTCGTCGAGGATCTGGAGGACCTGCTCCTGCAGCACGGTGGGGGTGTGGTCGCGGACCACCAGCAGGCCGGCCTCGGCGTCCTCCCGCGGATGCAGCGCGATCCAGCCGTCATGGCCGGAGAGCGCCCCGCGGCCGGCCACCACAACGTCTCCGGAGCTGACCAGTTCATCGAGCATCGCGGGCCGATAGTCCCGGATCCTGGCCGGCAGGATCAGGCTCTCCCAGGCGCTGGCCGGGGCGGCGGCACCGGAGAGCTGCGCGATGACATCGACCAGGGCCCCCTGCCCCTCCATCCGGGTCTGCGGGGTCACCGAATGCCAGCCGGCCAGGAACTGGGCGAAGGCGCGCGGGGGCACCGGCTCCACCTCAGCCCGCAGCGCGGCCAGCGAGCGCCGCCGGATGCGGCGCAGCATCTCCGTCTCGCACCATTCGGTCTCTCCGCGGGAACCGGGCTCCACATCGGGTCGGAAGAGCCCGCGGATCAGCCGTGCGTCACCGGCCAGCTCCTCCAGCACCTCCGCCACGACGGCGGTCCCGAGCCCCAGGGCGCCGGCCGCCTCGGCGGTGCTGAAGGGGCCATGGGTGCGCGCGAATCGGGAGACCAGATCTCCGAGGGGATCTTCCACCGGGTCCAGGAACACCTGGGGGATGCCTGGGGGCAGCGGGGCACCGAGGCCGTCGCGCAGCCGGGAGGCGTCCTCCACCGCGGCGTAGCGGTCCTGCCCGAGCCAACGCACGCGGAACGCGCGCTGCGCGGCCACCAGGGACTCGGCGTGGCCGCGCGCGGTGGCGACGTCGAGCGGCGGGGGATCGGCGGCGTCTGTGTCGGCGTCCACGGCGGCGTCCTCGTCGCCCGCCGGGGCCGGACCTGCCAGCCGGGCCGCCAGCTCATCGGCGCTGAGCGGCCCCAGCAGGCGCAGCAGATCTGCGGCACCCTCGACGCCGCGCAACCGCCGGGAGGGCGAGAGCCGCTGGGCATGGGCCTCTGCGGTGGCGATGATGTCGGCGTCGAGGAAGTCCCGCAGCTCCACCCGGCCGAGCAGCTCGCCCAGCAACTCAGGATCCACCGAGAGAGCGGCGGCCCGGCGCTCCGCCAGGGGTGAATCACCCTCATAGAGGAACTGGGCGATGTAGCCGAAGAGGATGGACTGCGCGAAGGGAGAGGGCCGCTGTGTGGTGGCCTCCACCAGGCGGATCCTCCGCCGACCGATGTGTCCTATGACCTCGAGCAGGGCGGGCATGTCATAGACGTCCTGGAGCACCTCCCGCATCGCCTCCATGATCATGGGGAAGTCCGGATGCCCGGCGGCGACCTCCAGCAGCTGGGCAGAGCGCTGCCGCTGCTGCCACAGGGGCGTGCGCTGTCCGGGATTCTGCCGAGGCAGCAGCAGTGCGCGGGCAGCCGCCTCGCGGAACCGCCCGGCGAACAGCGCCGAGGAGCTGACCTGCGCGGTGACCAGTTCCTCGAGCTCATCGGGTTCGAACCGGAACAGATCCGCTCCGGGCGGGTCATCGTCCATCATCGGCACCCGCAGGACGATGCCGTCGTCGGAGGCCAGGGCGGAGCCGTCCAGCCCGTAGCGCTCATGCAGGCGTTCGCCCACGGCCAGCGCCCAGGGGGCGTGGACCGGCAGCCCGTAGGGGGAGTGCAGGATGATCCGCCAGTCGCCGAGCTCGTCACGGGTCTGCTCGATCACCAAGGTGGTGTCTGTGGGCAGCGCCCCGGTGGCCTCCTGCTGCTCGGTCAGGTACCGGACCAGGTTCTCCCTCGCCCAGGTGTCCAGGCCGAGGGCCCGCAGCCGGGCGGTGGCCGTGGCCTCGTCCTCGGTGCGGATCTCCCGGTGGAACCGGCCCAGCGCCTCACCGAGCTCCGCGGGCCTGCCCAGTCCGTCACCGCGCCAGAACGGCAGCGCGGCGGGCTGCCCGAAGGCCGGTGTCACCAGGACCCGGTCGAAGGTGATCTCCTCGATGCGCCAGCTGGTGGCACCCAGGGCGAAGACGTCCCCCACCCGGGACTCGTAGACCATCTCCTCGTCCAGCTCGCCCACCCGGCGCCCGCCTGTGCGGGCGGAGCCGGATTCCTCGCCGCTGGCCAGATAGACGCCGAACAGCCCACGGTCCGGGATGGTGCCGCCGGAGGTGACGGCCAGCCGCTGGGCCCCAGGCCGGCCGGTCAGCGTGCCGGCGTCGCGGTCCCAGACGATCCGCGGGCGCAGCTCGGCGAACCGGTCCGAGGGGTACTTGCCTGCCAGCAGGTCCAGCGTCGCCTCATAGGCGGAACGCGGCAGGGAGGCGAAGGGTGCGCTGCGGCGCAGCGTCTCGAACCACTCCTCGACGTCCAGACTCTCCAGCGCGACGGCGGCCACAGTCTGCTGGGCGAGGATGTCCAGCGGGTTGCGGGGAATGTGCAGTGCCTCGATCCGACCGGCCAGCATACGTTCCACCACGACGGCGGTGGAGACCAGATCCCCGCGATGCTTCGGGAAGAACCATCCCACCGAGATCTCGCCCACCTGATGTCCGGCACGACCGATGCGTTGCAGGCCCGAGGAGACTGCGAACGGCGCCTCCACCTGGATCACCAGGTCCACCGCGCCCATGTCGATGCCCAGTTCCAGGGAGGAGGTCGCCACCACGCAGCGCAGCCGTCCGGCCTTGAGGTCCTCCTCCACCAGCTTGCGCTGCTCCTTGGAGACCGAGCCGTGGTGGGAGCGGGCGAGGTCCGGCGGGGCGGCGTCGTCGTCGGGGCGATCCTCGGTGCCCCGGGAGGCCTGACGCTCCGACCAGATCTCATTGAGGCGGCCGGTGAGCTTCTCCGCCAGGCGACGCGAGTTGACGAAGATGATCGTGGAGCGACGGGAGGCGACCAGATCCACGATCTGATGTTCCACATGGGGCCACACGGAGGGCTGCAGCGGCTGTGAGCCCGGGATGTGGGCGAGTTCGGCCACGCCGTCCCACTCGTGGTCATCACCGGGGCGGTGTCCTTCGTCGTCGTCCCGGTCCTCCTCCGGAGCGGAGGACTGACCGGGCAGCGGCCCGTGCGGGTTGGCCAGGTCCTCCACCGGCACGGAGACGGTGATGTCCCATTGCTTCTCGGCCGGCGGGGCGACGATCTCCACCGGCTGGCGCCCGCCCAGGAAGCGGGCCACCTCATCCCGAGGCTCCACGGTGGCGGAGAGACCGATCCGCTGGGCGGGGGAGTCCAGCAGGTCGTCCAGCCGCTCCAGGGAGACCGCCAGGTGGGCCCCACGCTTGGAGCCGGCCAGGGCATGGACTTCGTCGACGATGACCGTGCTCACCTGGGAAAGGGTCTGCCGCGCCTGGGAGGTCAGCATCAGATACAGCGACTCGGGAGTGGTGATGAGGATGTTCGGCGGGCTGCGGACCAGATCCCGGCGCTGCTTGGAGGTCGAGTCCCCGGTGCGTACGCCCACTGTGACCTCCGTGGGCTCGTGTCCCAGCCGGCGCGCAGTGTGGCCGATCCCGACAAGCGGGCTGCGCAGGTTGCGCTCGATGTCCACCCCGAGGGCCTTCAACGGGGAGATGTAGAGGACCGTCGTCCCGGCGGCGGGCTCGGCGAAGAGCCGGTCCACCGACCAGAGGAAGGCTGAGAGGGTCTTGCCGGAGCCGGTCGGGGCGACCACCAGGGCGTTGTGTCCTCGGGACACCGCATCCCAGGCGCCCGCCTGCGCGGCGGTGGGCGCGCCGAAGGACGCCGTGAACCACTCGCGGGTGGGCGCGGTGAAGGGTGCGAGGGCCTGGTGGGGATCGCTCGACGCATCCATGGACGCCACTGTAGCGAGATCCGGTGACGTCTTCGGGCTCTCGACGGAGGCAGGAGGGCGCGGGGCCATCGAACGGCATCACTCGGTTGCCCTGACCTCCCACCTCGGCGAGGATCGAAGGATGGACAGTCACTCGTATCAGGAGGCCCCCTCGCCCGCCTTGCCCGTCAGCGAGCTGCGCGAGGTGCTCGGGGCCAGCCTGGTCGGCGGGGCGGGCTGGCTCCGCGCCCGGCTCAGCGGCGTCACCGGTGGGCGCCAAGAGGTCTCGGCGACGTGGAGTCCGGACACCGAGCAGGCGCTCGTCGACGACTTCGACGACCTGCTACCCGCGGACCAGCCTGGTGTCCCGGAGAACGTGAAGGAGACGCTGCTCATCGGCATCCAGGCGGCAGGAGCCGCCCGGCAAAACGCCGTCGTCGTGCAGGTGCTGTGGCGTGCCGATCACACGGAGATCGCAGCCCACACCCTGCAGGGGGCCGGGGCGCCGGACAGCATCGCGGCTGCCCTCGACCGGGTGGCGGAGATCGTCACGGCGACCGGCTCCGGCTGAGCTGCCCGGATCAGCGCGCGAAGGGCAGCAGATCGTCCCGGCGCACCGGACGGTTGAACAAGGGGCCGTCAGGCTCCAGAATCCGCCCCGCGGCCAGTGGGCCGAGGGAGACCGGATCGAATCCCATGGCCTCGATCAGCATCATGACCAGGCCTCGGGCGGCGCCGTCGTCGCCGGCTGCTCCCAGCGCCCGGCGCTGATCCAGGGGCAGGTCTCGGTCCGCGGCGTCGTCGAACTCGCCGTGCGAGACATGGTTGAGGGCCTTGACCACCCGGGAGCCCGAGAAATGGCCGGCCACCGCCAGCGAGGTGGGCAGCTGTTCGTCCGCGGCCGCCTGAAGCCATCCGGGCAGCACCTCGTCCTGCCAGGCGTTCGTGGCATCCACCAGCACACAGCCCGCCACCCACTCCGGCTCGACATCGTCGAGATCCTCCTGAGGAACGGCGAGGATGACCAGCCCGTTCTCATGCTCACGGGTGCGCGCCGCGACGTCCTCCGCGATGACGGCGACGGCGCCGGGGGCGTAGATCTTCAGATGGTGCCGCAGCGCTCGAGGCGGCCGGGTGGAGCAGATGTCCACCTCGAACCCGGCCTTCACCAACGTCCGGGCGAAGGCGGTGCCGGCGCGTCCGGCGCCCAGGACACCGATCACCGGGGGCAGGAGCGTGTGCTCAGACATGGTGGTACGGCCTCCCGCCGGCGATCTCCTGAGCCCGGTACACCTGCTCGGCGAGGATCATCCGCACCAGCTGGTGCGGGAACACCAGCCGGGAGAGCGACCAGACGAAGTCCGCCCGGGCATGCAGCTGGTGGCTGACTCCGTAGGCGCCGCCGATCACCAGCACCACAGGGTGGCCGACGTCGAACTGGCCCTGCAGATGCTTCGCGAGGTCGGGGGAGTCGATGTTCTTGCCCCGCTCGTCCAGCAGGATGACGTGGTCCTGATCCCGAACGGCGCCCAGGATGCGGGCGGACTCCTCGTCGCGGGCGGCATCGCCCTCTCGGGAGGAGTGCGGAAGCAGCTTCCAGCTCAGGTCATAGGGCTTGCGCAGCCGCTTGGTGTAACGCTCGATGCCGTCCACGGCCCACGCCTCATGCTTCTTGCCGATGGCGACCACGCTGATGCTCATGGGTCATGAGCCTATGCGGGCTGCAGGAGGGGCGTCCAGAGAGGGGACGGGGAAGGCCCCCGGGTTGGCCGACGCTGAGGGGGCGTTGAAGAAGGCCAGCCCGGGGGCCGCATCACTCGCACCTCTATGAGGTGACTCCTACGCTACGAGGCGAGGATGAGCAGGAGCCTGTGATCGGCTGGTGATCCTCTGGACGTGATTCCGCGACTTCATCCTCCGGGGAGGTTCGGATGATGTGCGCGCACGACGACGCCCCACCCGCAGCGCTCCGGGGAGGGGTGGCGAACTCGGCACGCGGGCTCAGGAACGCCGTCTTCTTCTCCGCAGACGGCGTGTGTTCGTTGTCTCACTGCCTCCTGCGACTGCGGCGTCCGGCGTTCTCGGGAGGAGCGGACTGGCGCCCGAAGCGACGACGCACCAGGCGAAGGACGAATCCCGCGATCTTCATGACGAGGTACCGGATGATCATGACTGGATAGTAGCCGAGGAGGCCGCGCGAGATGCCAGGAACCTGCCCGCCGGAGACCAGCGTCGCCCTGATCGTGTTGACTGGACTGTGTCGTGCACGGAGACATCGGGAGGACTGACGTGAACCGTCAGACGAAGAAGCAACGGAACTGGTCTGCTGCCCAGGGAGCCTTGTCTGGTGCCGCCTTCGTATTACTCGGCATCGCGATCGCTTCAGGGGAGCTCCATCTGGGTTCCATCGTGATTCCCAGCAGCATCCCGTTCGGGACAGCAATCATGCTGGCAGGAGCGGCCTACGCCGTCGCTTCCCTGCTCACGCTGAATCGTCGGAGGTGACGGTGGACGAGCCCCGGGGGCCCTGAGCGCTTCGTCGACGGTGGACGAATCCATCGAACCTGGGGACAGAAGAGGCCCGGACCCCGCCACATCGGCGGGATTCCGGGCCTCATTCGGCGGAGGCGGGGGGATTTGAACCCCCGGTCCGGGATAAACCGGACCCTTCATTAGCAGTGAAGTCCGTTCGGCCGCTCCGGCACGCCTCCTGTGCGCCTGGAACCCCACGGGGATCACCCACGGCTCGTCCAGACGCCCCACTAGAGTAGCGGGAATCCTCCTGAGAGCACAAAAGCGGGAGCGCAGCCTCCGAGGCGCCGCACAGTACCCTGGTCTGGACACCTTTCGGGAGCTCGCCAGACAGGAGGCCTCAGCGGATGAGCCAGGCCGAGACACCGCAGACGGCATCGGCGAGCAGGGAGCACGTCATCGCCGTCGTCGGCGCCGGCCCGCGGGGGACCTCCTTCCTGGAGCGGCTGCTCGCCCACCTGGACCATGTGCCGGACCCTGTGCCACAGATGCGCATCGTGGTGCTGGATCCCGCCGCCCATGGCCCAGGCCGGGTCTGGGATCCGGAGCAGTCACCCCTGTACCTGATGAACACTCCGGCCAGCTATCCCACGGCGGCCCCGGCGGGGGAGACCAGACAGGAGCTGGCAGCCTCTGCGATCTCGCTGAGCTTCGCCCGGTGGCGACGCACCCGCTTGGGAAAGCTCGACGACGCCGACTACCCCACCCGCGCGGACTACGGCCGGTATCTCACCGAGCTGCACGAGGACGCCGTCGCCCTGCTCGGCGCCCGTGACGGGGTGGAGGTGGAGGCCCGGCGAGTCCAGGTCACGCGCCTGCACCGCTATGACGACAAGGGACAGGACGGCGAAGGCCAGGACGGTGCCGCACGAAGCTCACGCCTCGGATCAGCTCCCTGTCCCTACAGGCTGACCTGCGACGACGGTGCCGTCCTCGCCGCCGACGCCGTGGTCCTCGCCCTCGGCCACGTGCCGGCGCGGCTCAGCGACTCCGGGCAGCATCTGGCCGAGGTGGCCGGTGACCTGGGCCTGCACTACTCGCCCCCGGCCATCCCCACCGACGTCGACGTGGACTCGATCCCGGAGGGAGAGACGGTGCTGGTCCGCGGAATGGGGCTGAACTTCTTCGATCTGATGATCCAGCTCTCCGCCGGCCGCGGCGGACGATTCCGTCACCTTCCAGAGAATCCGCCGGGTCGCCGTCTGGAGTACCATCGCAGCGGCGGGGAGCCGCACCTGGTCGCGGGTGCCCGCCGAGGAGCCCCCTACCGGGCCAAGACGACCGCCGCAGGCTTCGTCCCGGCAGGCATCCGACTGGTCCACTTCACTGACGAGGCCGTGGAGGGGGCCGAGCGTCGCCATGACCTGCTGGACTTCGCCGCGCACCTCTGGCCGCTCGTCCATCGCGATGTCCTGTGCACCTACTATCGGACGCTGGCCGCCGTCCACCCGGAGCTGTTCCCCGCCGGGCCGGACGCATTCCTCGTCTCATTCGACGAGCTCCTGGCGGATCCCGGGGTCGGCGAGCAGGTGCTGGCCGTCCAGGGGCAGCACCTGCTTCATGAGCATGCCCCGGACGTGCTGTGGTTCGACATCCGCTCGCTGGGTCGGCCCTTCGACGACCTCGTCTTCGACTCTGCGGACCATCACCGGGACCACATGCTCGCCTACCTGGAGGACGACGCGACCACCTCGGCAGCAGGCGCGGCGAGCCCGGTGAAGATGGCCATCGGTGCGCTGCACGCCGCACGCATGGAGCTCAAGGCGCTCATCAGCGAGGGCAGGGTCTCCACCGACAGCCAGGTGGCTGAGATCGAGGGCTGGTTCGAGCCCTTGGTGGAGGGGCTGGCGAGCGGCCCGCCGCTGCAGCGCATCGAAGAGCTCGCTGCCCTGACCCGCGCCGGTGTGGT
It contains:
- a CDS encoding NADPH-dependent F420 reductase, encoding MSEHTLLPPVIGVLGAGRAGTAFARTLVKAGFEVDICSTRPPRALRHHLKIYAPGAVAVIAEDVAARTREHENGLVILAVPQEDLDDVEPEWVAGCVLVDATNAWQDEVLPGWLQAAADEQLPTSLAVAGHFSGSRVVKALNHVSHGEFDDAADRDLPLDQRRALGAAGDDGAARGLVMMLIEAMGFDPVSLGPLAAGRILEPDGPLFNRPVRRDDLLPFAR
- a CDS encoding FAD/NAD(P)-binding protein, which gives rise to MSQAETPQTASASREHVIAVVGAGPRGTSFLERLLAHLDHVPDPVPQMRIVVLDPAAHGPGRVWDPEQSPLYLMNTPASYPTAAPAGETRQELAASAISLSFARWRRTRLGKLDDADYPTRADYGRYLTELHEDAVALLGARDGVEVEARRVQVTRLHRYDDKGQDGEGQDGAARSSRLGSAPCPYRLTCDDGAVLAADAVVLALGHVPARLSDSGQHLAEVAGDLGLHYSPPAIPTDVDVDSIPEGETVLVRGMGLNFFDLMIQLSAGRGGRFRHLPENPPGRRLEYHRSGGEPHLVAGARRGAPYRAKTTAAGFVPAGIRLVHFTDEAVEGAERRHDLLDFAAHLWPLVHRDVLCTYYRTLAAVHPELFPAGPDAFLVSFDELLADPGVGEQVLAVQGQHLLHEHAPDVLWFDIRSLGRPFDDLVFDSADHHRDHMLAYLEDDATTSAAGAASPVKMAIGALHAARMELKALISEGRVSTDSQVAEIEGWFEPLVEGLASGPPLQRIEELAALTRAGVVDFLGPDPVFDVDREARAFTAESPWVATEPVRAHRLVEAMMPANRVQMSCSPLVAGLLEDGLARPKEVVDVSGTARAGKGFDVTETPHRLIDAEGTPLEGVYVLGLQLSSVQWGTAIAAESGGDPRSGARTLADADAAAGSILQSALGG
- a CDS encoding ATP-dependent helicase; protein product: MDASSDPHQALAPFTAPTREWFTASFGAPTAAQAGAWDAVSRGHNALVVAPTGSGKTLSAFLWSVDRLFAEPAAGTTVLYISPLKALGVDIERNLRSPLVGIGHTARRLGHEPTEVTVGVRTGDSTSKQRRDLVRSPPNILITTPESLYLMLTSQARQTLSQVSTVIVDEVHALAGSKRGAHLAVSLERLDDLLDSPAQRIGLSATVEPRDEVARFLGGRQPVEIVAPPAEKQWDITVSVPVEDLANPHGPLPGQSSAPEEDRDDDEGHRPGDDHEWDGVAELAHIPGSQPLQPSVWPHVEHQIVDLVASRRSTIIFVNSRRLAEKLTGRLNEIWSERQASRGTEDRPDDDAAPPDLARSHHGSVSKEQRKLVEEDLKAGRLRCVVATSSLELGIDMGAVDLVIQVEAPFAVSSGLQRIGRAGHQVGEISVGWFFPKHRGDLVSTAVVVERMLAGRIEALHIPRNPLDILAQQTVAAVALESLDVEEWFETLRRSAPFASLPRSAYEATLDLLAGKYPSDRFAELRPRIVWDRDAGTLTGRPGAQRLAVTSGGTIPDRGLFGVYLASGEESGSARTGGRRVGELDEEMVYESRVGDVFALGATSWRIEEITFDRVLVTPAFGQPAALPFWRGDGLGRPAELGEALGRFHREIRTEDEATATARLRALGLDTWARENLVRYLTEQQEATGALPTDTTLVIEQTRDELGDWRIILHSPYGLPVHAPWALAVGERLHERYGLDGSALASDDGIVLRVPMMDDDPPGADLFRFEPDELEELVTAQVSSSALFAGRFREAAARALLLPRQNPGQRTPLWQQRQRSAQLLEVAAGHPDFPMIMEAMREVLQDVYDMPALLEVIGHIGRRRIRLVEATTQRPSPFAQSILFGYIAQFLYEGDSPLAERRAAALSVDPELLGELLGRVELRDFLDADIIATAEAHAQRLSPSRRLRGVEGAADLLRLLGPLSADELAARLAGPAPAGDEDAAVDADTDAADPPPLDVATARGHAESLVAAQRAFRVRWLGQDRYAAVEDASRLRDGLGAPLPPGIPQVFLDPVEDPLGDLVSRFARTHGPFSTAEAAGALGLGTAVVAEVLEELAGDARLIRGLFRPDVEPGSRGETEWCETEMLRRIRRRSLAALRAEVEPVPPRAFAQFLAGWHSVTPQTRMEGQGALVDVIAQLSGAAAPASAWESLILPARIRDYRPAMLDELVSSGDVVVAGRGALSGHDGWIALHPREDAEAGLLVVRDHTPTVLQEQVLQILDDGGAWFAEALADQLARRREPHDGESASAGSGPAGSASAEKVSEALWELFWAGRVLPDSFTAIRSMLSGGRTAHKATARPTRSRHTSRRMALRLSVDARRPVAGGSPTQAGLRSAASRPPGVRWSSAPGPVPAPTQQRRERVTALAYARAEILLDRYGVVTRGSVLAEQQTGEAPSARAANTDALAESPLAGGFAAVYKVLATAEDAGQVRRGYFVEHLGAAQFTTSATIDSLRATSEALDDPSISEQSSPEMLVLAATDPANAYGAALDWPELEENRHRPGRKAGAVVVLHHGELVLYMERGGRTMLLFTEQDRLIDAAAEALVQRLRQARTGRVAVERVNGSPVLSTRLGEALRRAGFHSSPSGLRFSG
- a CDS encoding 23S rRNA (pseudouridine(1915)-N(3))-methyltransferase RlmH; the protein is MSISVVAIGKKHEAWAVDGIERYTKRLRKPYDLSWKLLPHSSREGDAARDEESARILGAVRDQDHVILLDERGKNIDSPDLAKHLQGQFDVGHPVVLVIGGAYGVSHQLHARADFVWSLSRLVFPHQLVRMILAEQVYRAQEIAGGRPYHHV